One stretch of Gopherus flavomarginatus isolate rGopFla2 chromosome 2, rGopFla2.mat.asm, whole genome shotgun sequence DNA includes these proteins:
- the LOC127045378 gene encoding myelin P2 protein-like yields the protein MCELFLGTWKLISSENFDSYMEELGVGFATRKLGSLAKPSVVISINGDIITIKTESTFKNTEISFKLGEEFEETTADNRKTMSTVTLDDGSLTQVQKWDGKQTTIKRALVDGKMVVECTMNNVTCTRVYERA from the exons ATGTGTGAGTTATTTTTAGGAACCTGGAAACTCATTTCTAGTGAAAACTTTGACAGCTATATGGAAGAACTGG GGGTGGGTTTTGCTACTAGGAAACTTGGCAGCCTGGCCAAGCCCAGTGTGGTCATCAGCATCAATGGGGATATAATAACCATCAAGACAGAGAGCACCTTTAAAAACACAGAGATCTCCTTCAAACTGGGGGAAGAGTTTGAGGAAACCACAGCAGACAACAGGAAAACCATG AGCACTGTAACCTTGGATGATGGCTCTCTGACTCAGGTGCAGAAGTGGGATGGCAAACAGACCACAATAAAGAGAGCGCTGGTGGATGGGAAGATGGTTGTG GAATGCACCATGAACAATGTCACCTGCACTAGAGTCTATGAGAGGGCCTGA
- the LOC127045391 gene encoding myelin P2 protein-like codes for MCDLFMGIWKFVSSEKFEDYMKELGVGLATRTLGSLAKPTVIISMDGDVITIKTKSTFKNTEVFFKLEEEFEETTADDRKTKSIVTLEEGSLTQVQKWDGKETTIKRKLADGKMIVEYTMNNITCTRVYERA; via the exons ATGTGTGACCTGTTTATGGGAATCTGGAAGTTTGTTTCCAGTGAAAAATTTGAAGATTATATGAAAGAACTGG GTGTGGGTTTAGCCACCAGGACACTGGGTAGCCTTGCCAAACCCACTgtgatcatcagcatggatggtGATGTGATAACCATCAAAACAAAGAGTACTTTCAAAAATACTGAGGTCTTCTTCAAGTTGGAGGAGGAGTTTGAGGAAACCACAGCAGATGACCGGAAAACCAAG AGCATTGTCACCTTGGAAGAAGGTTCATTAACTCAGGTGCAGAAGTGGGATGGTAAAGAGACCACAATAAAGAGAAAACTAGCAGATGGGAAGATGATTGTG GAATACACTATGAACAATATCACTTGCACTAGAGTCTATGAGAGAGCGTGA
- the LOC127045402 gene encoding myelin P2 protein-like, translated as MVDHLLGTWKSTSCENFDAYMKELGVGLATRKLGKLAKPSVTISADGDVVTIQTKSAFKNNEISFKLGEEFDETTPDDRKTKSIVTLENGSLNQVQNWDGKETTIKRQVVDGKMVVECTMNDITCTRIYEKA; from the exons ATGGTTGATCATCTCCTGGGAACCTGGAAATCAACCTCATGTGAAAACTTTGATGCATACATGAAAGAATTAG GAGTGGGCTTAGCCACAAGGAAACTGGGCAAGCTGGCCAAACCCAGCGTGACCATCAGTGCTGACGGTGATGTGGTAACCATCCAAACCAAAAGTgcctttaaaaataatgagatctcTTTTAAGCTTGGTGAGGAGTTTGATGAAACCACACCAGATGACCGGAAAACCAAG AGCATTGTGACCTTAGAAAATGGGTCATTAAATCAGGTCCAGAACTGGGATGGCAAAGAGACCACAATAAAGAGACAAGTGGTAGATGGGAAAATGGTGGTG GAATGCACCATGAATGACATCACCTGCACTAGGATCTATGAGAAAGCCTGA